The Peribacillus sp. FSL P2-0133 genome has a segment encoding these proteins:
- the def gene encoding peptide deformylase produces the protein MAILPIVLFPEKILEQKCDKVTSFDKKLAKLLNNMYETMVEADGVGLAAPQVGVKKQVAVVEIEEGSGAIELINPEVLEVEGEQTGVEGCLSFPSLYGEVSRPYRVKVRAQDRKGSFFEIEAEDFLARALQHEIDHLQGVLFTSKVSRYISEEELERFGEE, from the coding sequence TTGGCTATTTTACCGATTGTCTTGTTTCCTGAAAAAATTTTAGAACAAAAATGCGATAAAGTAACAAGTTTTGATAAAAAGTTGGCAAAGCTGTTAAATAATATGTATGAAACGATGGTGGAGGCGGATGGCGTTGGACTTGCAGCACCTCAGGTTGGCGTGAAAAAGCAAGTGGCCGTCGTTGAAATAGAGGAAGGATCAGGTGCTATCGAACTGATTAATCCGGAAGTGCTGGAAGTGGAAGGCGAACAGACAGGTGTTGAAGGATGCTTGAGCTTCCCGAGTTTATATGGCGAAGTATCGCGTCCATACCGTGTCAAAGTCCGGGCACAAGACCGAAAAGGATCGTTTTTCGAGATAGAAGCGGAGGATTTCCTCGCGAGGGCCCTTCAGCACGAAATTGATCATCTGCAAGGAGTTTTATTTACAAGTAAGGTTTCCCGGTATATTTCGGAAGAAGAGTTAGAAAGGTTTGGGGAAGAATGA
- the fmt gene encoding methionyl-tRNA formyltransferase: MTKIIFMGTPDFSVPVLRRIIDEGYEVIAVVTQPDRPVGRKKVLTPPPVKVEAEKQGIPVYQPEKIREKEELEKIIALNPDLVVTAAFGQILPNELLDAPKYGCINVHASLLPELRGGAPIHYSILQGKEKTGITIMYMAEKLDAGDILTQAEVIIEEEDNVGSLHDKLSKIGSDLLAETLPKLINQELQAIKQDEAKASFAPNIKRSEEKIDWSKSGEDIYNHVRGLNPWPVAYTTLDGAILKIWQVKKLEDGNQAVPGTVIDVQSDGFIVSTGNETAILVTELQPSGKKKMPAKDYLRGAGSFIKAGMKLGEQNEAN; encoded by the coding sequence ATGACAAAAATTATATTTATGGGTACGCCGGACTTTTCAGTGCCGGTATTGAGAAGAATCATTGATGAAGGGTATGAAGTGATCGCTGTGGTCACACAGCCCGATCGTCCAGTAGGCCGCAAAAAGGTGCTGACGCCGCCGCCAGTTAAGGTCGAAGCCGAAAAGCAGGGGATTCCCGTTTATCAGCCCGAAAAAATCCGTGAAAAAGAAGAACTTGAAAAAATCATTGCATTGAATCCTGACTTAGTGGTGACGGCGGCTTTCGGTCAAATCCTTCCGAATGAATTGCTGGATGCCCCTAAGTACGGCTGTATTAATGTACATGCCTCCCTGCTTCCTGAACTGCGTGGAGGGGCGCCAATTCATTATTCCATTTTACAAGGGAAAGAAAAGACGGGAATAACCATCATGTATATGGCGGAAAAATTGGATGCCGGTGATATATTGACTCAGGCGGAAGTTATTATAGAGGAAGAAGACAATGTAGGTTCACTGCATGATAAATTAAGCAAGATAGGATCGGATTTACTTGCAGAGACGCTTCCGAAACTTATAAATCAGGAGTTACAGGCGATCAAGCAGGATGAGGCAAAAGCGTCTTTTGCGCCTAACATAAAACGGTCTGAGGAAAAAATCGACTGGTCGAAATCAGGGGAAGACATCTATAACCATGTACGTGGCCTGAATCCTTGGCCTGTTGCTTATACAACCTTAGACGGGGCCATTTTGAAAATTTGGCAGGTAAAGAAACTTGAAGATGGCAATCAGGCAGTGCCGGGCACGGTCATTGATGTACAAAGTGATGGTTTCATCGTTTCGACAGGCAATGAGACGGCAATACTAGTTACAGAACTGCAGCCTTCAGGGAAGAAAAAAATGCCGGCGAAAGATTATTTGCGCGGAGCCGGATCGTTCATTAAAGCAGGCATGAAGTTAGGAGAACAGAATGAAGCAAACTAA
- the rsmB gene encoding 16S rRNA (cytosine(967)-C(5))-methyltransferase RsmB, with translation MKQTKKGVREIALDILESVEKNQSYSNLLLNNLIKKHQLSAVDSGLLTEISYGTIQRKMTLDYYLNPYIKQPKKTQSWVINLLRLSVYQMVYLDKVPDHAIIFEAVEISKKRGHKGTSSMVNGVLRNIQRNGVPSLGDIKDDLERLSIEVSHPIWLVKRWVEQFGFEKTKEMCEINLTAPLQTGRVNLKKISRRELISILTEEGYDVEASEVVPEAIVSYKGNLAHSESYKLGYLSIQDESSMLVAHALGANENDAVLDCCAAPGGKTTHIAEGLTTGQVYALDLHEHKVKLIKEQAERLKLRNNIKTMALDSRKVQEHFNKEGFDRVLIDAPCSGLGVMRRKPDVKYTKTKDDIMKLSSIQKQLLESAAPLVKQGGRLVYSTCTVDKEENDKVAAAFLESHPDFESDATLSTRMPESVQPFIEGHTLQVFPQYFSSDGFFIASFRKKVL, from the coding sequence ATGAAGCAAACTAAAAAGGGAGTACGTGAAATCGCTCTCGATATCTTGGAATCTGTAGAGAAAAACCAATCCTACAGTAACCTATTATTGAACAATTTGATTAAAAAGCACCAGTTATCCGCCGTGGACAGCGGACTGCTTACAGAAATAAGCTACGGTACCATACAGCGGAAGATGACTTTGGATTATTATTTGAACCCATATATTAAACAACCGAAAAAAACGCAAAGCTGGGTCATCAATTTACTTAGACTTTCCGTTTACCAAATGGTCTATTTAGATAAAGTGCCTGATCATGCAATCATTTTCGAGGCCGTCGAAATTTCCAAAAAGCGCGGGCATAAAGGTACATCTTCGATGGTAAATGGTGTACTTCGTAATATTCAAAGAAATGGTGTTCCTTCTTTAGGTGATATTAAAGATGATCTGGAACGGCTTTCCATAGAAGTAAGTCACCCAATTTGGTTGGTCAAGCGTTGGGTAGAGCAATTTGGTTTTGAAAAAACCAAGGAAATGTGTGAAATAAACTTAACTGCGCCTTTACAGACGGGACGGGTTAATTTAAAGAAGATTTCACGCCGTGAACTGATCAGCATATTAACGGAAGAAGGATATGATGTTGAAGCAAGTGAAGTCGTTCCCGAAGCAATCGTCAGCTATAAAGGGAATCTTGCTCATTCAGAAAGCTACAAATTAGGGTATTTATCGATTCAGGACGAGAGTTCAATGCTTGTAGCCCATGCATTAGGTGCGAATGAAAATGATGCTGTACTCGATTGCTGTGCTGCACCTGGAGGGAAAACGACACATATCGCAGAAGGCTTGACCACTGGACAAGTATATGCGCTCGACCTTCATGAGCATAAGGTCAAGCTCATTAAAGAGCAGGCTGAGCGCCTAAAACTTAGAAACAATATTAAGACAATGGCCCTTGATAGCAGGAAAGTGCAAGAACACTTTAATAAGGAAGGGTTTGACAGGGTGCTGATCGATGCACCATGTTCCGGATTGGGAGTCATGCGCCGGAAGCCTGATGTAAAGTACACTAAAACAAAAGATGATATAATGAAACTCTCAAGTATACAAAAACAATTATTGGAATCGGCTGCCCCGCTTGTCAAACAAGGCGGACGGTTAGTATATAGTACCTGTACGGTGGATAAAGAAGAAAATGACAAAGTCGCTGCAGCATTTTTGGAAAGCCATCCGGATTTTGAAAGCGATGCAACCTTGTCCACAAGAATGCCTGAAAGCGTTCAGCCATTTATCGAGGGTCATACGCTGCAAGTTTTTCCGCAATATTTTAGCAGTGACGGATTCTTTATTGCGAGTTTTAGAAAGAAGGTGCTGTAA
- the rlmN gene encoding 23S rRNA (adenine(2503)-C(2))-methyltransferase RlmN, producing the protein MAEITKSSRVRKDTTPEKPSIYSLELHQIKEWLIQNGEKAFRAEQVYDWLYKKRVSSFEDMSNLSKTLRDKLESQFTFTTLKTLIQQTSNDGTMKFLFELHDGYSIETVLMRHEYGNSICVTTQVGCRIGCTFCASTLGGLKRNLESGEIVAQVVKVQQALDESEERVSSVVIMGIGEPFDNYDNMMSFLKNINHEKGLNIGARHITVSTSGIIPKIYKFAEESMQINFAVSLHAPNTELRSKLMPINKAYKLPDLIEAIKYYTEKTGRRVSFEYGLFGGENDTVEHAEELASLIKGIKCHVNLIPVNYVPERNYVRTPRDQIFEFEKTLKKRGINVTIRREQGSDIDAACGQLRAKERKEETR; encoded by the coding sequence ATGGCAGAAATCACTAAATCATCTAGAGTAAGAAAAGACACGACACCAGAAAAACCATCGATCTACTCATTAGAGCTTCACCAAATTAAAGAATGGCTTATTCAAAATGGAGAGAAGGCATTCCGGGCCGAACAAGTATATGACTGGCTTTATAAAAAGCGTGTCTCCAGTTTTGAAGATATGTCCAACCTTTCGAAAACATTACGGGATAAGCTGGAATCACAATTCACCTTCACGACATTGAAGACTTTGATTCAGCAAACGTCCAATGACGGAACGATGAAGTTTTTATTTGAACTCCATGATGGATATTCGATTGAAACGGTGCTGATGCGCCATGAATACGGAAACTCCATTTGCGTGACAACGCAGGTAGGATGTAGAATTGGCTGTACATTCTGTGCATCGACATTAGGCGGTTTAAAGCGTAATCTTGAATCAGGGGAAATTGTTGCCCAGGTCGTTAAAGTTCAGCAAGCACTTGACGAATCGGAAGAACGTGTTAGTTCTGTCGTTATCATGGGAATCGGTGAACCGTTTGATAACTACGATAATATGATGTCATTCTTGAAGAATATAAACCATGAAAAGGGCTTGAACATCGGGGCGCGTCATATTACCGTTTCCACAAGTGGAATCATTCCTAAAATCTATAAGTTTGCCGAAGAAAGCATGCAAATAAATTTTGCTGTTTCCCTTCATGCACCGAATACGGAATTGAGAAGTAAATTGATGCCGATCAATAAGGCCTACAAACTTCCAGACTTGATTGAAGCCATCAAATACTATACAGAAAAAACAGGTCGCCGTGTAAGTTTTGAATATGGTCTATTCGGTGGCGAAAATGATACAGTGGAGCACGCAGAAGAATTAGCAAGTTTAATAAAAGGGATAAAATGCCATGTTAACTTAATACCGGTTAACTATGTACCTGAACGCAACTATGTACGTACACCTCGGGACCAAATTTTTGAGTTTGAAAAAACATTGAAGAAGCGCGGCATTAATGTAACGATCCGAAGGGAACAAGGCAGTGATATTGACGCAGCCTGCGGCCAGCTTCGGGCCAAGGAGCGCAAAGAAGAGACGAGGTGA
- a CDS encoding Stp1/IreP family PP2C-type Ser/Thr phosphatase: MRAIFKTDRGKVRQHNEDNGGIFKNSEGVRLAIVADGMGGHRAGDVASAMTIDLLKKGWEASTGIETANEAEDWLKQQIVLVNQLLFEHAESNTECKGMGTTIVAAICTDKFATIANIGDSRCYLYNESGFKQVTEDHSLVNELVRSGQISKEDAENHPRKNVLLRALGTEMQVEMDIMTVIFEENDLLLLCSDGLTNKVSEHELEETITNGQSLEEKANSLIDKANHYGGEDNITLVLVQFTEESESR, encoded by the coding sequence ATGAGGGCAATATTTAAGACAGACCGTGGAAAAGTCCGCCAGCATAATGAAGATAATGGCGGAATCTTTAAAAACTCGGAAGGCGTTCGCCTTGCCATCGTTGCAGATGGCATGGGCGGCCACCGTGCCGGGGATGTAGCCAGTGCAATGACGATAGACCTTCTTAAAAAGGGCTGGGAAGCATCTACAGGTATCGAAACGGCAAATGAGGCCGAGGATTGGCTGAAGCAGCAAATCGTCTTGGTCAATCAGTTGCTTTTTGAACATGCTGAATCGAATACGGAATGTAAGGGCATGGGGACCACCATTGTTGCAGCCATTTGCACCGACAAGTTTGCTACCATTGCCAACATCGGGGACAGCCGATGTTATTTGTATAATGAGAGCGGTTTTAAGCAGGTCACGGAAGATCATTCACTTGTTAATGAATTGGTCCGTTCCGGGCAGATTTCAAAGGAAGATGCCGAAAACCACCCACGGAAAAATGTTTTATTACGAGCCCTGGGGACAGAAATGCAAGTGGAAATGGACATTATGACTGTCATATTCGAAGAAAATGATTTACTATTGCTTTGTTCGGATGGATTGACGAATAAAGTGAGTGAACATGAACTGGAAGAAACCATAACCAATGGACAGTCACTTGAAGAAAAGGCGAATTCATTAATAGATAAGGCCAATCACTACGGTGGGGAAGATAATATCACCCTTGTGCTTGTTCAATTTACTGAAGAAAGTGAAAGCAGGTGA
- the pknB gene encoding Stk1 family PASTA domain-containing Ser/Thr kinase: MLIGRRINGRYKLIEMVGGGGMANVYLARDMILDRDVALKILRMDFNNDEEFIKRFNREAQSATSLAHPNIVSIYDVGEEDSIYYIVMEYVDGFTLKQYIQKYYPIPVDEALDIMKQITAAISHAHHNGIIHRDIKPQNILIDKEGTVKITDFGIALALSATNITQTNAVLGSVHYLSPEQARGGMANKKSDIYSLGIVMFELLTGRLPFSGESAVSIALKHLQSETPSPKRWNSEIPQSVENIILKATAKDSYYRYDSVDSMEDDMRTSLNPERSNELPFAIPEDHDATKAIPVITDDQISSVDETIIRGPEKNTLVYADDEESEPEAESKSKKKPKKQKKQKKQKIKSEHKGKKRKNMPAILVTTFLVLALLAVLSVTVLPPLLVSKEVTIPDLKGEELDDAITELLEMDLEIGDTIEIEDEEVEAGLVIKTNPKEGKKVKEGAVINIYQSIGKETISLSSYEGRDYSDVKSLLEKMGFKNISVTEKYDDSAAGTIIDQSPSGATEVVPSETELELTVSKGADLLSLKNLTGFNQAGLDDYSNESGIKIDVEEEIYDDTVAEGLVISQSPEPATKVEKGSTVKVVISKGKEEIPPKSVTEEIKIEYDPVEPGKTQKIQIFIEDIDNSMTEPQETFFILDDAKRTIELMVSPDKKAGYKVMRDNQVIIDESVSYPE, translated from the coding sequence ATGTTGATTGGTAGAAGAATCAACGGCCGTTATAAACTGATCGAGATGGTCGGCGGCGGCGGTATGGCGAATGTTTACCTTGCAAGGGATATGATCTTGGATAGGGACGTTGCATTGAAAATCCTTCGCATGGACTTTAATAATGACGAAGAGTTCATCAAGCGCTTCAATCGGGAAGCCCAATCGGCAACCAGTTTGGCCCATCCCAATATCGTAAGTATTTATGATGTTGGTGAAGAAGATTCAATCTATTATATTGTAATGGAATACGTGGACGGTTTTACTCTAAAGCAATACATACAAAAATATTATCCAATTCCAGTTGATGAAGCCTTGGATATCATGAAGCAAATCACGGCAGCGATTTCCCATGCCCATCATAATGGGATCATCCATCGTGACATCAAGCCACAGAACATTTTGATAGATAAAGAAGGAACCGTCAAGATTACGGACTTCGGCATTGCATTGGCCCTAAGTGCAACAAACATAACGCAGACCAACGCAGTCTTGGGCTCGGTTCATTACTTATCTCCGGAACAGGCCAGAGGCGGTATGGCCAATAAGAAATCGGACATTTATTCACTGGGCATCGTCATGTTTGAATTGTTAACGGGGAGATTGCCTTTTTCGGGTGAATCAGCCGTTTCGATAGCGCTTAAACATTTACAATCGGAAACTCCTTCGCCAAAACGCTGGAACTCTGAAATACCTCAGAGTGTGGAAAATATTATCCTGAAAGCGACAGCCAAAGATTCATATTACCGCTATGATAGCGTGGACTCAATGGAAGATGACATGCGGACTTCGCTTAATCCTGAGCGTTCAAATGAACTGCCTTTTGCCATTCCTGAAGATCATGATGCAACAAAAGCCATCCCCGTCATAACGGATGATCAGATTTCAAGCGTGGATGAGACAATCATAAGGGGTCCGGAAAAAAATACATTGGTCTATGCGGACGATGAAGAAAGTGAACCAGAAGCAGAGAGTAAATCGAAAAAGAAACCGAAAAAACAAAAGAAACAGAAAAAACAAAAAATCAAGTCGGAACATAAAGGTAAAAAACGAAAGAACATGCCTGCGATCTTGGTGACCACCTTTTTAGTTCTCGCCCTGCTTGCTGTTTTATCTGTCACTGTTTTACCTCCCCTCCTTGTTTCGAAGGAAGTGACGATCCCGGACCTTAAAGGGGAAGAATTGGATGATGCCATTACTGAATTGCTTGAAATGGATTTGGAAATTGGGGACACGATCGAGATTGAAGATGAAGAGGTCGAAGCTGGTCTTGTGATCAAAACCAACCCTAAGGAAGGTAAGAAGGTCAAGGAAGGTGCAGTGATCAATATTTATCAAAGCATTGGCAAAGAGACGATTTCATTGTCCAGTTATGAAGGTCGAGACTACTCTGATGTTAAATCCCTTCTTGAAAAAATGGGATTCAAAAACATAAGCGTGACCGAAAAATATGATGACAGTGCTGCCGGCACGATCATAGATCAATCGCCCTCGGGTGCCACTGAGGTCGTACCATCCGAAACGGAGCTTGAGCTAACGGTCAGTAAAGGGGCAGATCTGCTGAGCTTGAAGAACTTAACTGGGTTCAATCAAGCTGGCCTTGATGATTATTCCAATGAAAGTGGAATAAAGATCGATGTCGAAGAAGAAATCTATGATGATACAGTAGCAGAGGGGCTTGTCATTTCCCAGTCACCCGAACCTGCTACGAAGGTGGAAAAGGGCAGTACTGTGAAAGTGGTCATTTCAAAAGGGAAAGAAGAGATTCCTCCCAAGAGTGTAACGGAGGAAATCAAAATCGAGTATGATCCGGTTGAGCCAGGCAAAACGCAAAAAATACAAATTTTCATCGAGGATATCGACAATAGCATGACGGAGCCTCAAGAAACATTCTTTATCTTGGATGATGCCAAAAGAACGATCGAATTAATGGTTTCCCCGGATAAGAAAGCAGGATATAAAGTCATGCGGGACAATCAGGTCATCATTGACGAATCCGTCTCATATCCAGAATAA
- the rsgA gene encoding ribosome small subunit-dependent GTPase A, whose product MPEGKIIKALSGFYYVLDDEEVYQCRGRGVFRKNKVTPLVGDYVVFEAENKTDGTVTEIKPRKNELIRPQISNVDQAILVFSAVEPDFSPALLDRFLVLIEDNEIEPIIVVTKLDLVTAENQKKLSQYIKDYQKLGYTVLETSSVTAGGIEGLVPYLEGKTSVFAGQSGVGKSSLLNAINPDLALKTDDISSHLGRGKHTTRHVELIHIGSGLVADTPGFSSLEFMEMEAERLSYCFPEMHKYGEDCKFRACLHDKEPKCAVKEAVDAGEIPRYRYEHYMQFLEEIRDRKPRY is encoded by the coding sequence ATGCCCGAAGGAAAAATTATCAAAGCATTAAGTGGATTTTATTATGTCCTTGATGATGAAGAGGTCTATCAATGTCGCGGACGAGGCGTGTTTAGGAAAAATAAGGTAACGCCGCTTGTGGGTGATTATGTGGTTTTTGAAGCGGAAAATAAAACGGACGGGACCGTGACCGAAATAAAACCGCGAAAGAATGAATTGATTCGTCCGCAAATCTCGAATGTAGACCAGGCTATCCTTGTCTTTTCAGCAGTAGAGCCTGATTTCAGTCCGGCATTACTTGATCGATTCCTCGTACTGATCGAAGATAACGAAATCGAACCCATTATCGTCGTGACGAAACTCGACTTGGTTACGGCTGAAAACCAAAAGAAATTGTCTCAGTATATCAAGGACTATCAGAAACTTGGCTATACTGTACTGGAAACATCTTCAGTTACTGCTGGAGGAATTGAAGGACTAGTGCCGTATTTAGAAGGAAAAACCAGTGTATTTGCCGGTCAGTCCGGCGTTGGAAAATCGTCTTTACTGAATGCAATCAATCCTGACTTGGCTTTAAAGACGGATGACATTTCATCACATCTGGGACGTGGGAAGCATACCACCCGCCACGTTGAATTGATTCATATTGGCTCTGGACTTGTCGCAGATACTCCAGGGTTCAGTTCACTTGAATTCATGGAAATGGAAGCTGAACGGTTATCTTATTGCTTCCCGGAAATGCATAAGTATGGGGAAGACTGTAAATTCCGTGCCTGCCTGCACGATAAAGAACCGAAGTGTGCAGTGAAGGAAGCGGTTGACGCCGGGGAAATTCCACGTTATCGATATGAGCATTATATGCAATTCTTAGAAGAAATCAGAGATAGAAAGCCGAGGTATTAA
- the rpe gene encoding ribulose-phosphate 3-epimerase: MVKIAPSILSADFAKLGEEILDVERGGADLIHVDVMDGHFVPNITIGSLIVDAIRPVTKLPLDVHLMIEQPDRYIEAFAKAGADYITVHVEACTHLHRTIQLIKSFGVKAGVVLNPATPASLIQPIIEDIDMVLLMTVNPGFGGQKFIKSVLPKIAEVKAMAEMYNQNLEIEIDGGVNEETAKLCIEQGATVLVAGSAIYNQEDRHAAIQKIRGK; encoded by the coding sequence ATGGTTAAAATCGCACCATCCATTTTATCAGCTGACTTTGCAAAATTGGGAGAAGAAATTCTTGATGTGGAAAGGGGCGGAGCGGATTTAATCCATGTGGATGTCATGGATGGGCATTTCGTGCCGAATATAACGATAGGCTCACTAATTGTTGATGCTATCCGCCCGGTGACAAAACTTCCGCTTGATGTTCATTTAATGATCGAACAACCTGATCGTTATATCGAGGCTTTTGCGAAAGCGGGAGCCGATTATATAACTGTACATGTAGAGGCATGCACTCATTTGCATCGGACGATACAATTGATTAAATCTTTTGGTGTAAAGGCAGGCGTGGTGCTTAATCCAGCCACTCCGGCTTCCTTGATCCAACCTATAATCGAAGATATTGACATGGTATTGTTGATGACGGTCAATCCGGGTTTTGGCGGGCAAAAGTTCATTAAATCCGTTCTGCCGAAAATTGCCGAAGTGAAGGCGATGGCAGAAATGTATAATCAAAACCTCGAAATAGAGATTGATGGTGGAGTGAATGAAGAAACGGCTAAACTATGTATTGAACAAGGGGCGACAGTCCTGGTGGCCGGCTCGGCAATATATAATCAAGAAGATCGACACGCAGCGATTCAAAAGATTCGGGGAAAGTGA
- a CDS encoding thiamine diphosphokinase, with the protein MIISIMAGGPECFWPDLEWYVEKTDLWVGVDRGVWSLLEKGIEPKYGFGDFDSVSEGEYKKIEQRLEQINLYSSEKDETDLEIAFKWAIGQKPSEIHILGATGGRMDHFLGNIQLLQKESVLPYHGDIEIYIVDRQNIFTVKTAGSYDVTALKDKKYLSLLPVTAEVTGITLSGFKYPLNDASVEIGSTLCISNELISDSGNVSFEKGILMVIRSSD; encoded by the coding sequence ATGATTATTAGTATAATGGCTGGAGGTCCGGAATGCTTTTGGCCGGATCTGGAATGGTATGTGGAGAAGACTGATCTTTGGGTCGGGGTTGATAGGGGAGTATGGTCCTTGCTTGAAAAAGGTATCGAACCTAAGTACGGTTTTGGGGATTTTGATTCAGTTTCGGAAGGCGAATACAAGAAGATTGAGCAAAGGCTGGAACAAATCAATCTATATTCTTCGGAAAAGGATGAAACGGATTTAGAGATTGCATTTAAATGGGCAATAGGGCAAAAGCCAAGTGAAATTCATATCCTGGGCGCTACAGGGGGAAGAATGGACCATTTTCTTGGAAATATCCAGCTGCTCCAAAAAGAAAGTGTCCTCCCTTATCATGGCGATATAGAAATATACATAGTCGATCGGCAAAATATATTCACAGTAAAGACAGCAGGTTCATATGATGTCACTGCTTTGAAAGATAAGAAATACTTGTCATTGCTTCCTGTAACGGCGGAAGTCACCGGCATTACACTTTCGGGTTTCAAATACCCACTGAATGATGCAAGCGTGGAAATAGGTTCGACGCTTTGCATCAGCAATGAACTAATTTCCGATTCTGGGAATGTTTCATTTGAGAAAGGCATATTAATGGTGATAAGAAGCAGTGATTAA
- the spoVM gene encoding stage V sporulation protein SpoVM, whose product MKFYTIKLPKVLGSLVRAMLGAFKKG is encoded by the coding sequence ATGAAATTTTATACGATTAAATTGCCAAAAGTTCTGGGCAGTTTGGTAAGGGCTATGCTCGGAGCGTTTAAAAAAGGCTGA
- the rpmB gene encoding 50S ribosomal protein L28 has product MARKCVITGRRTRSGNSRSHAMNASKRTWGANLQKVRILVDGKPKRVYVSARALKSGKVERV; this is encoded by the coding sequence ATGGCACGTAAATGTGTAATCACTGGAAGAAGAACTCGTTCTGGTAACAGCCGCTCTCACGCAATGAACGCTAGCAAGCGTACATGGGGCGCTAACCTTCAAAAAGTACGTATTTTAGTTGACGGTAAACCTAAACGTGTATACGTTTCTGCAAGAGCTCTTAAATCGGGCAAAGTAGAACGCGTATAA
- a CDS encoding Asp23/Gls24 family envelope stress response protein, producing MSIELQTKYGQIDISNDVIATVAGGAAVDCYGIIGMASKKQFKDGIAEILRKENFTKGVIVRQEEEEVHIDMYIIVSYGTKISEVAHNVQSKVKYTLDKTVGLAVDSVNIFVQGVRVTNP from the coding sequence ATGTCTATCGAATTACAAACGAAGTATGGACAAATTGACATCTCTAATGATGTTATCGCTACTGTAGCAGGCGGAGCAGCCGTGGATTGCTACGGAATTATAGGAATGGCTTCCAAAAAACAATTTAAAGACGGCATTGCCGAAATTTTAAGAAAAGAAAACTTTACTAAGGGTGTAATAGTCCGTCAAGAAGAAGAAGAAGTTCATATCGATATGTATATTATCGTAAGTTATGGAACGAAAATCTCGGAAGTTGCACATAATGTGCAATCAAAGGTAAAGTATACTCTGGACAAAACTGTAGGATTAGCTGTTGATTCCGTCAACATTTTTGTGCAGGGAGTTCGTGTGACGAACCCTTAA